From a single Carassius carassius chromosome 8, fCarCar2.1, whole genome shotgun sequence genomic region:
- the LOC132144866 gene encoding proline-rich protein 15-like: protein MTEKTAPWWRSFVGKRRKAARESAATLEQDLRNQASAGSTQHPSAEPDQRLASPTRPGKEEGNCLPSEETYDDSAVQPTFNESSNRRILIVSRSGRFKENRKKRVSLPQNHGDDGKSADVLSTR from the coding sequence ATGACTGAGAAAACAGCTCCCTGGTGGAGGTCTTTCGTGGGCAAGAGGAGAAAGGCAGCCAGAGAATCGGCGGCGACACTGGAGCAGGACCTCCGTAATCAGGCTTCAGCAGGGTCCACACAGCATCCCTCCGCTGAGCCGGACCAACGGCTCGCTTCACCGACACGCCCAGGGAAAGAAGAGGGCAACTGCTTACCGAGTGAAGAAACATACGACGACTCCGCTGTTCAGCCAACATTCAACGAGAGCTCCAATCGCCGCATTCTCATCGTGTCCCGCTCAGGACGCTTCAAAGAGAATCGGAAGAAGCGCGTCAGTCTTCCACAGAACCACGGGGATGATGGGAAATCAGCCGACGTCCTGTCAACGCGCTGA